The sequence below is a genomic window from Daphnia pulicaria isolate SC F1-1A chromosome 6, SC_F0-13Bv2, whole genome shotgun sequence.
TTGTCCGTACGAAACGATTTCTTTTTAGTCGTAAGTTTGATTCTCTGATAATTTTTCTTGATATGTGACTCACGATTTATTGCAGTAGAATTCAAGTGATTGTGCATCTTTCGTGATGGAATTAATCCAGCATACGCCCAGCTGTCGCCGCTTGACTATCAGTTGAATCGACGACGCAGCAATTTAATTAGTCGTCGGCCCAAAGGCGATTCCTTCGaattctaattaaaacaagatTTGGTATGCagcaactaaatttttttccaatttataTAATCTAATATAGTAGGCCTATAGTATAcggcttttattattttcaaactaaCGAATAAAGCTGATATGATATCATGTTGTGTGTCCAAGCctataagaaaattaattatatcCCGGGGATCaccatttaattaaaaattttttctaatacGAGTAAGTTTCGATGTGGCGGTAGCGGTCCTTCTTGAGTCACCAAATTTACTAGCCGCACTGTGCTTCAAGtgtttaaagttcaaatatttttcgaatttgattttttacctACAAACAATAAAAGTGGTGAGGTACAAACTGGGCCTGATCCTGACCTATAGTCGTTCTATTTAATGAACCCTAtaactgagtcaacaaaaagacaagagaaaacagttatCTAGTCAATCGCCTAGGTCAGGAATAATCCTAATCCGTACCAACGCCAAGAAATAGTCCAAAAGGAAGAAGTAAGTAATAAAGATAGATTGTTCCTACCTTTACGcccgggaaatacggccaggcatcatCAAGTGCTCCATTCGcagaaaaatggaataatcCACCAAGCGGGATAGGAATGAAAGGCGTTCTCGGAAGAAGAGATCCGTAACTTGACCGACATCggtaataagaagaagaaagccaaTCAAGTGGAATGTTAGtgtatctaaatgaaaaaataaaaattggattacgaaaaatatttacagaaacaacaagtcaggaaaatttgaaaatgagacagtgggTAAAGCCTATAATTGTAAATAAACCAGAGAATTTTGGGCCTCCATGTAATACACTGCATtgatgcaagtcatgcatcaatGCAAATATCTTGCAGGTCGCAGGaataaaagtaatgaaaaccATTACCTTAGCAATGATGCTGATGACAGGTCCaacacaagcaaaacttgcatatCTTGTGGTTATTATGGCAGGCTCAggtctcaaatctgcacataAAGGAAAAGATTACATATAGTGCAAagaaactgccatgcatcgacagggGGCTTACATGACCAATGCCAAAGTCAGGAGATTACATTTCACAACTATGGAACAAATTCAAGCTCCCATAATCATTCCATTTGTAAATTGTTAGTTTTAATTACCTGCTAAACAGGTGGATACATGGATGTGTAGACGATCAGGGCTCAAACGACGACCACATTCTTGTAATTTTCTTGTTCTACTTTTTCGTGCAGTCACGTGTACCTTTCCGGCTTTCCAAATATGTGATTGCTTCGTTTTCTTTATAATCTTTAAAAACTTCCTCTCTACTTCAAAACTTGTAAACAAatcgaaagcagacgacagtaCTGCCATCTTTAAGTAATCGATTGAAACATTGATTAAAAATCAACCCCCTCCTCCCCCTTAAATCCAATCCGCTAAACGATCAAATCGGTTTTCTCACCCGCGCTCGACATCCGCTGGACGGATTGGAATTATTATAGTTAATCGTGGGGAAAATGTAGTTATTTGATTCGATAAGAATAAAACAATAGCCTCGACTGTTAATGATCTCTTTCTTTGGAACATTTCCAGAAATTAACAGACTTGATGCAAAAGTGGTAGTTGAATTAACTCTCACGATGTTACCGGATGACGTCACCATAGAAATCGATCCAATCGAAGGAGCGACCGTTCAAGAGAGGAGCGGCTACATCGCTTACAATGAACGATTGGAGACATATATTGTACCGGTTGTGTTTGGCATCATCTTCTTGGTGGGCGTCGTTGGCAACGGTTCCCTCATGTTCATCTTGTGCCGTCACAAATCCATGCGCAGCGCTCCCAACACGCTGATTTTCAATCTGGCACTGGGTGACATCCTCGTCCTTGTCTGCTCCGTCCCGTTCACCTCCACGATTTACACGTTCGAATCGTGGCCTTATGGCGAATTCGTTTGTAAGGCCTCTGAATTTGCCAAGGCAAGTAGTACATCATTCAATGGCCGACACTTTATGGTATTAAAAATATGTGTTATTTATTCACAACCGAACAACAGGATACATCGGTGGGAGTATCCGTTTTCACGCTCACGGTCCTCAGCTTTGATAGATACACGGCCATCGAGCGACGGGTCCCATTTCTTCGAGGTCCTAAACCGAAATTGGTCATCGCCGTTTGCGTTTCTGTCATCTGGGTGACCTCAATAGGACTGGCCTTGCCGGCCGCCCTATTTTCACACTTGCTGAAGATTCCGCTCGGAAATGTGACGGAAGAGTCCGTCGAACAAACCAACGGGACGGCCATCGTCGATCACGGAGGAGAAATTGTTGTTTGTTATCCGTTTCCACAAGAATTCGGACCCGTTTATGCCAAGACGGTGGTCCTCGTTCGTTTTATCGTTCACTACTTCCAACCACTTCTCATCATTAGCACCTTTTATGCCATTATGACGCATAATTTACTCCGCAGGTTGATTtgcttaaaattaaatattcacaGTATATCtcagattattcaaaaatctaaattttgcATCCAGCGTCCGCACCATTCCGGGCCAGGCAGTTTTGTCGACTGTTAACCATCACCGGCACCCTCCTTCCAATTCTTTATCCAACAACGTGCGTATaatattcattcatttcatGCACGTAGGTGGCAGCAGATGGCGTCGCTCGTTTTCGTTTATTCACGAACGCCTTTGAGCGTGAATGTTCCTTTTTAGATACTTTAGAGATTCAAGCTTATATTCACTATTTACAAGTAAACTTGGCAATCACAATAGACTTCGCTATAGCGAATAACTGAAAACAAATTAGGACGTCGACGCGTgtagtttgtttattttgtttctaattTTGTCGCGCGTGGGATCGCTATAGTTTTATTATGTTTAACAAAAAGGCCAACATAATTAATCGGCTGAAGTCAACGCCGAgcgttaattattttaatacatTCTTTTCCCAGGTGTAGTATTGTTCAAGCTCTTCCAAAATGTACATGAGGAAAGTCTATAGAAAGTGATCATTAACTTGGACTGCTAAATTATATGACAGCTCTATAACAGTGAACCATGTCATACTtttaaatgaagaaagaaCTTGGATATGGGTAGAATATTCAAGTGCCTGGgatgtcaaaaataaaaaaaaagatgcgccataactttaaaaaaaaaagtctataaTGATTGAAAATCGATACACACAGTAGCCTACGAATCTAACGTGTTGGTTTGACGTCAATGCTGATACTTCGAGGAATCGCTGATGGTGTGACGTTACTGGATagtctgtgtttttttttcgagcgtTTCCTATCGGTTGTGTTTCCATTGATGAAAATAATTGGCTTATTTATCCGAcagaatcaaaatcaatccCGCCGAAAAGTGGCCAAAATGGTGCAGGTATtcacatttccatttttctacttttcatTGGAATGATTTAACACAGGATTCAATGTTTATCTCAGTGT
It includes:
- the LOC124343687 gene encoding neuropeptide CCHamide-1 receptor-like, with the translated sequence MLPDDVTIEIDPIEGATVQERSGYIAYNERLETYIVPVVFGIIFLVGVVGNGSLMFILCRHKSMRSAPNTLIFNLALGDILVLVCSVPFTSTIYTFESWPYGEFVCKASEFAKDTSVGVSVFTLTVLSFDRYTAIERRVPFLRGPKPKLVIAVCVSVIWVTSIGLALPAALFSHLLKIPLGNVTEESVEQTNGTAIVDHGGEIVVCYPFPQEFGPVYAKTVVLVRFIVHYFQPLLIISTFYAIMTHNLLRSVRTIPGQAVLSTVNHHRHPPSNSLSNNNQNQSRRKVAKMVQCLVVLFAVCFLPMHIFFLWFHFDSNSHENYNDFWNGFRIFGFVLAYINSCINPIALYCVSTKFRKHFNRLLPCRCNGGDSRRVDSRRRIHGNEGYPLHEFHAIPFL